In Chryseobacterium lactis, a single genomic region encodes these proteins:
- a CDS encoding COG1470 family protein, with protein sequence MIKTWTIYIILFLFPVFAFSQQQLVSKKDSLMPGMSTSISFALENTTDENKTYDISISSSSPYIIPILAKGEFKLDAHQSTAYLVPFRIAAEAAQGSYSITLKGTEKNTGIQITKTSQISVIGNRKLSIIVLDSPEYVRAGEIIRSSFLLKNNGNITENLILQSKNAVVDHDASITLAPNESKIISIHKVTNPDLGQNEFQNLNLSVSSNENPKEDQNVYASVQIISVKPQDNDIYHRLPIAASLSFVGMKNMGEYHDGFQGELYGKGTLDKENKNQIEFRAVTHNPVELNTFTQYEEYFVNYRRDNLFIHLGDKTYSSSYLTEFARYGRGAEVRYDFNKISLGGFYNHPRFFRDIKDEFNFYSAFKIRKESEISVGYLYKMPRKEEANFGSMKLDSEAHLPYAKGKFKISRNINLSGEFAYSTTEKTEGTAYMAQAEVNFNRLNGNIMYMKASPQFAGYFTNTSTFSGNIQYRISKKITVLANYMQDAQNFQRDTLFLAAPYRKYFHYGIQYKYMTSGSVILTNGFQKYQDRLEPKQFDYYERFFRVSVDQHIGIFQVNLEGQFGKTDNYLTGFNGNSSLYSANVSFEKFRTSFSIFGSYAITSRYQLQNQKQLYYGARVFSRFSDKTSLSIFYQNNYIPEEYFKDRNLFELLFHQQLFPGNELDLSGRYSLQRGQIGDKDFIFSLRYTWRPNIPVQKTAEYTSLSGNISNLGIKRTEGVRLMLGSYLSVTDRDGNFIFKNIIPGNYFLEIDRSTTEINDIPTVAFPAAIALANKENTFNFGLTTAATVQGYIQFIETEDKNQADFAALQERKKKNKKESIVVEAIGNNQTYRKICFIGEDFDFTYLRPGDWTVKLYRNGLDKRYKISTDTFQFTLQPAETKKLNIHIVKQQIEIKFQQESLKVGYNEIKNKK encoded by the coding sequence ATGATTAAAACCTGGACTATATATATAATCCTCTTCTTATTTCCGGTATTTGCTTTTTCTCAACAACAGTTGGTTAGTAAAAAGGATAGTTTAATGCCGGGAATGTCTACTTCTATTTCTTTTGCTTTAGAAAATACTACCGATGAAAACAAAACATATGATATTTCCATCAGTAGTTCAAGTCCGTATATCATTCCGATTTTAGCGAAGGGAGAATTTAAGCTGGATGCTCACCAAAGTACAGCTTATCTTGTTCCGTTTCGTATCGCTGCTGAAGCGGCTCAAGGTTCCTATTCCATCACATTAAAAGGGACTGAAAAAAATACAGGAATACAGATTACCAAAACCTCTCAGATTTCTGTTATTGGAAACAGGAAATTGTCCATTATTGTGCTGGACTCTCCTGAGTACGTAAGAGCCGGAGAAATCATTCGCTCTTCTTTTCTTCTGAAAAATAATGGAAATATTACAGAAAATCTTATTCTCCAAAGCAAGAATGCTGTGGTTGATCATGACGCTTCAATAACTTTAGCTCCTAATGAATCCAAGATAATATCTATCCACAAGGTAACGAATCCTGATCTTGGCCAGAATGAGTTTCAAAACCTAAATCTTTCGGTAAGCTCTAACGAAAACCCTAAGGAAGACCAAAATGTTTATGCCAGTGTCCAGATTATCTCTGTGAAACCGCAGGATAATGATATCTATCACAGACTTCCCATTGCTGCCTCATTGTCTTTTGTTGGCATGAAGAATATGGGAGAGTATCATGATGGTTTTCAGGGGGAACTTTATGGTAAGGGAACTCTGGATAAAGAAAATAAAAACCAGATTGAGTTCAGAGCGGTGACCCACAATCCTGTAGAGCTTAATACTTTTACTCAATATGAAGAATATTTTGTGAATTATAGAAGAGATAACCTCTTTATTCATCTTGGTGATAAAACTTATTCATCTTCTTACCTTACAGAGTTTGCAAGGTATGGCCGCGGCGCTGAGGTCCGGTATGACTTTAATAAAATAAGTCTGGGTGGTTTTTATAATCATCCCCGTTTTTTCAGGGATATTAAGGATGAATTTAATTTTTATTCAGCATTTAAAATCAGAAAAGAATCGGAAATTTCGGTGGGATATCTTTATAAGATGCCCAGAAAGGAAGAAGCCAATTTTGGAAGTATGAAATTAGACTCTGAGGCACACCTTCCCTATGCAAAAGGAAAGTTTAAGATTTCGAGAAATATTAATCTTTCGGGAGAATTCGCTTACAGTACAACAGAAAAAACAGAAGGAACAGCTTATATGGCTCAGGCTGAAGTGAATTTCAACAGGCTCAACGGGAATATCATGTACATGAAGGCAAGTCCTCAATTTGCAGGATATTTTACCAATACAAGTACATTCAGCGGAAATATCCAGTACAGAATATCTAAAAAGATCACAGTTCTGGCCAACTATATGCAGGATGCCCAGAATTTCCAGAGAGATACTTTATTTCTGGCCGCTCCCTACAGAAAATATTTTCATTACGGAATTCAGTACAAATATATGACAAGCGGATCCGTCATTCTTACAAACGGGTTTCAAAAATACCAGGATCGCCTGGAGCCTAAACAATTTGATTACTATGAACGTTTTTTCAGAGTTAGCGTAGATCAGCATATCGGAATATTCCAGGTTAATCTGGAAGGACAGTTTGGAAAAACGGATAATTACCTGACGGGATTTAATGGAAATTCAAGTTTATATTCGGCTAATGTATCATTTGAAAAATTCAGAACATCGTTTAGCATCTTTGGAAGCTATGCCATTACTTCGAGGTATCAATTGCAGAATCAAAAACAACTGTATTACGGAGCAAGAGTTTTCAGTCGTTTCTCTGATAAGACAAGCCTGAGTATTTTTTATCAGAACAATTATATTCCGGAAGAATATTTTAAGGACAGAAACTTATTTGAGCTTTTGTTTCATCAGCAGCTATTTCCGGGAAATGAACTTGACCTTTCGGGCAGATACTCATTACAACGGGGACAGATAGGAGATAAAGATTTTATATTTTCATTGAGATATACCTGGCGTCCTAATATTCCGGTGCAGAAAACAGCAGAATATACTTCTCTATCCGGCAATATCAGTAACCTTGGAATCAAAAGAACGGAAGGGGTAAGATTAATGCTGGGCAGTTATTTATCTGTAACCGACAGGGATGGAAATTTTATATTTAAAAATATAATTCCAGGAAATTATTTTCTGGAAATAGACCGGTCAACGACTGAGATTAATGATATTCCCACTGTTGCTTTTCCAGCGGCAATTGCTCTTGCCAATAAGGAAAACACTTTTAATTTCGGGTTAACTACAGCAGCGACTGTACAGGGCTATATTCAATTTATAGAAACAGAGGACAAAAATCAAGCAGATTTTGCAGCACTACAGGAAAGAAAAAAGAAAAATAAAAAAGAGAGCATCGTGGTAGAAGCAATAGGTAATAATCAGACGTACCGAAAAATATGCTTTATAGGAGAAGATTTTGATTTTACTTATCTCAGGCCCGGGGACTGGACAGTTAAATTGTATCGAAACGGGCTTGATAAACGGTATAAAATTTCAACCGATACATTTCAGTTTACTTTACAACCTGCAGAAACAAAAAAATTAAACATCCACATAGTCAAGCAGCAAATAGAAATTAAGTTCCAACAGGAATCCTTGAAGGTAGGATATAATGAAATAAAAAATAAGAAATGA
- a CDS encoding WxL protein host-binding domain-containing protein, whose protein sequence is MMKRVLILISLILQFCFLHAGIVVLNGLTHSYKVENGKVYKGKISIENTGSNPQNVKIFLQDFTYNANGTTSYTNLHTNNRTNGDWIKLNTNLVTLKGKEKSEILYEITVPDKAVDPGSYWSVVIVEPVEDIKPSDKKAGVNITSVIRYAIQVITDYDSEKAKPDLKFEGVKVEKQDQNQLVKIAIANQGNLYCRPTASIEIYNRKTGEKIGNFSSLPMGLLPQTSKSFDIDISKVPPGPYKAVIITTDEDENAFALNVELEVKND, encoded by the coding sequence ATGATGAAGCGTGTCCTTATTTTGATCTCCCTGATTTTGCAGTTTTGCTTTTTACATGCCGGTATTGTGGTGCTCAATGGTCTTACGCATTCCTATAAAGTAGAAAACGGAAAAGTTTACAAAGGAAAAATTTCCATCGAAAATACGGGTAGCAATCCTCAAAATGTGAAAATATTTTTACAGGACTTTACCTATAATGCCAATGGAACAACCAGTTATACAAACCTTCATACCAATAACAGGACTAATGGGGACTGGATCAAACTCAATACGAATCTTGTCACTTTAAAGGGGAAAGAGAAATCGGAGATACTTTATGAAATTACAGTACCTGATAAGGCTGTAGATCCGGGAAGCTACTGGAGTGTGGTTATCGTGGAACCTGTAGAAGATATAAAGCCAAGCGATAAGAAAGCAGGTGTAAATATCACCTCTGTTATCCGGTATGCCATTCAGGTAATTACCGATTACGATTCAGAAAAAGCCAAACCTGATCTTAAGTTTGAGGGTGTGAAAGTCGAGAAACAGGACCAGAACCAGTTGGTAAAGATTGCTATTGCCAACCAGGGAAACCTATATTGCAGACCTACTGCTTCCATTGAAATCTATAATCGCAAAACAGGTGAAAAAATAGGAAATTTTTCCAGCCTGCCCATGGGTTTGTTGCCTCAGACATCCAAATCATTTGATATTGATATCAGCAAGGTGCCGCCCGGCCCCTATAAAGCTGTAATCATAACAACGGATGAGGATGAAAATGCTTTTGCCCTTAATGTGGAACTAGAAGTAAAAAATGATTAA
- a CDS encoding SusD/RagB family nutrient-binding outer membrane lipoprotein — protein sequence MKNNIFNMKGSGSKKTKRLLTAVFSAGILAMTSCESSLDTINENPNDQASIDPKYLLTFVAKDAFQVNGDNMYASRMMIGTDGENTYQYMKWNDASFEVYTKGLLNTVKMMQEAEKRKNKNYLAIGKFFRAYHFFNISLKVGSAPYSEAVKGESGITQAKYDSQDAIMAGILSELKEANDLINTTDTIEGDIIFNGDASKWKKLINSFRLKILITLSKKTTVGSYTIATEFASIAGSQPIMTSITDNGELKFVDAADSRYTMFNNSGYGSSLYMADYFINLFKDRHDPRLFTFASQTTGAKEAGKAITDFTAYNGGNPTSPYSDNADLIKAKNISKVNDRFYKDPTNEPSSVLSYPELEFILAEATARGWISGSAKTHYDNGIKGSFTFYQTYVKNPGQYFTGFDVNQYLATPLVVYDNSAPLQTQLEKIMTQKYMTMFHQSQWTSYYDYLRTGYPNYPLKAGVPAPFRFRYPQSEYNYNSNNLKAALATQYGGNDNINSKPWWLQ from the coding sequence ATGAAAAATAACATATTCAATATGAAAGGATCAGGAAGTAAAAAAACAAAAAGATTGCTAACAGCAGTGTTCTCTGCAGGAATACTAGCAATGACTTCATGTGAATCCAGCCTTGATACAATCAATGAAAACCCAAATGATCAGGCAAGTATCGATCCTAAATATCTTCTGACCTTTGTTGCAAAAGATGCCTTTCAGGTGAATGGCGACAATATGTATGCTTCAAGGATGATGATTGGTACGGATGGTGAAAATACATACCAATATATGAAATGGAATGATGCTTCCTTTGAAGTCTACACAAAAGGACTTTTGAATACTGTAAAAATGATGCAGGAAGCTGAAAAAAGAAAGAATAAAAACTATCTAGCCATCGGAAAATTTTTCAGAGCGTATCACTTCTTTAATATCAGTTTAAAAGTAGGAAGCGCTCCTTATTCCGAAGCTGTGAAAGGCGAATCCGGAATTACGCAGGCTAAGTATGACAGTCAGGACGCTATTATGGCCGGAATTTTATCAGAATTAAAAGAGGCCAATGATCTTATTAATACCACTGATACAATTGAGGGTGATATTATCTTCAATGGAGATGCCTCAAAATGGAAAAAGCTGATCAACTCTTTCCGTTTGAAAATCTTAATTACACTTTCTAAAAAAACTACAGTAGGAAGTTATACCATTGCAACGGAATTTGCTTCTATTGCAGGAAGCCAGCCGATAATGACCTCCATTACAGACAACGGTGAACTTAAATTCGTAGATGCAGCAGACAGCAGATATACGATGTTCAATAATAGTGGATACGGATCCAGCTTATATATGGCGGATTATTTTATCAATCTATTCAAAGACAGACATGATCCAAGGTTATTTACTTTTGCATCCCAGACTACGGGAGCAAAGGAAGCCGGAAAAGCGATTACGGATTTCACAGCATACAACGGAGGAAATCCTACATCTCCATATTCTGATAATGCTGATTTGATTAAGGCAAAAAATATTTCTAAAGTTAACGATCGTTTCTATAAAGATCCGACCAACGAGCCTTCTTCTGTTTTAAGTTACCCGGAATTAGAGTTTATTTTAGCAGAAGCTACTGCCAGAGGCTGGATTTCAGGTTCTGCAAAAACGCATTACGATAACGGAATCAAAGGTAGTTTTACTTTTTATCAGACTTATGTAAAAAATCCGGGACAATATTTCACAGGCTTTGACGTAAATCAGTACCTGGCAACTCCTTTGGTGGTTTATGATAATTCAGCTCCTTTGCAAACACAACTGGAGAAAATTATGACCCAAAAATACATGACCATGTTCCACCAGTCACAATGGACTTCTTATTATGATTATTTAAGAACAGGATATCCTAATTATCCGTTGAAAGCGGGGGTTCCTGCTCCATTCAGATTCAGATATCCACAATCGGAATATAATTATAACAGCAACAACCTGAAAGCAGCACTTGCCACTCAATACGGAGGAAATGATAATATTAACTCCAAACCTTGGTGGTTGCAATAA
- a CDS encoding SusC/RagA family TonB-linked outer membrane protein, producing the protein MKRTLATFAVFLLPLYFTAQEINISGNVKSENGSSVSGVNITDKNTGKTATTDENGNFTISANPRDILEFLSPEFSVYTVEVSSKRQYSVVLKKTNEKQIEGVVITALGIAKKKEKIGYSTQEVGTKQFETITTPSIGNLFSGQVSGLSVSNPTGMQQAPQFTLRGNSNLVFVIDGVIVEKEVFQNLDPNNIENINVLKGATASALYGSRGRYGAILITTKSAKKKGFSVEFSQNTMITGGFTNLPKTQTEYGNGSHGKYEFWDGADGGVNDGDMIWGPKFVPGLQIAQWNSPIRDKVTGQVIPWYGAVSGSQYNDKSRYERVPIDWKYHDNLSTFLKPAVINNNNFAISYRNDKDIYRLSGNFMNYDDRVPNSYLQKYGVNFSSENHFGDKFVFDTKFNFNQAFTPNIPNYDYNPSGHMYTILIWMGGDVDGKALKNHMWIPGQEGRQQANWNYAWYNNPWFGAEYYKNQNRTDIINAQTGLEYKATKDFSVKGKISIVENHSKTEILSPYSYFNYSAPRSGGYIVKDEKTWNLNYDVLATYKKKISENFDFTINAGASTFYYKNNKDERSTDGLKVPEVYSFENSIGALKNYTYLKEKLIYSAYSTIDIGLYNAFFINISGRNDWSSTLPKANRSYFYPSASISAVISNLVKMPEAVNMLKVSASWAKVAYDFQPYSTRNYYLNNKGITFNGNPTYYYPTTLNIENSLKPEQTKSYELGLSAGFLNNRITFDATYFRTLDYNNILQFPSAESSGFTSQYVNGNEYTTKGFELSLGLVPVKTSDFTWKALINWSTYEQKLTSIYDNMPNYNNIKLGERMDSYYDYQWQKSPDGKVILDAKSGMPTRANNQTNLGHFNPDWTFGINNSFKYKKFTLNIGIDGSIGGVMRSQVVEKMWWGGKHPNSVAYRDLEYANPGTYYFVPDGVNYNPATGLYTPHTKAISFQDWAQNYPYQARVTESESEEFANVFDRTFVKLRSVVLEYDFSYLLNPKGIVKSFTANISAYNLAMWKKSKNLYSDPDFQIRSGRTGDVTNDIQDPSSRWFGIGFNLKF; encoded by the coding sequence ATGAAGAGAACTTTAGCTACTTTTGCCGTTTTTTTGCTACCCCTTTATTTTACCGCTCAGGAAATTAATATTTCCGGAAATGTAAAGTCAGAAAACGGCTCGAGTGTATCCGGTGTAAATATCACCGACAAAAACACAGGTAAGACAGCAACCACAGATGAAAATGGAAATTTCACTATTTCGGCCAACCCAAGAGACATTCTTGAATTTCTTTCACCTGAATTTTCTGTTTACACTGTGGAGGTTTCTTCAAAAAGGCAGTATTCTGTTGTCTTAAAGAAAACGAATGAAAAGCAGATTGAAGGCGTTGTGATTACCGCTTTAGGGATTGCTAAAAAGAAGGAGAAAATCGGATATTCTACACAGGAAGTAGGAACCAAACAATTTGAAACCATTACCACCCCAAGCATCGGAAACCTTTTCTCCGGGCAGGTGTCTGGCCTTAGTGTTTCTAATCCAACGGGAATGCAGCAGGCTCCACAATTTACCTTAAGAGGAAACTCGAATTTGGTTTTTGTAATTGACGGGGTTATTGTAGAAAAAGAAGTTTTCCAAAATCTTGATCCAAACAATATTGAAAATATCAACGTCTTAAAAGGAGCTACAGCTTCTGCACTATACGGTTCAAGAGGAAGATACGGAGCAATTCTGATCACCACAAAAAGTGCTAAAAAGAAAGGTTTCTCAGTAGAATTCTCCCAAAACACAATGATTACAGGAGGCTTTACCAATCTTCCGAAAACACAAACCGAATACGGAAACGGTTCTCATGGAAAGTATGAATTCTGGGACGGAGCTGATGGTGGAGTAAATGACGGAGATATGATCTGGGGTCCAAAATTTGTTCCGGGCTTACAAATCGCCCAATGGAACAGCCCGATAAGAGATAAGGTAACCGGACAGGTTATTCCATGGTATGGTGCTGTATCTGGATCTCAGTATAATGATAAGTCCAGATATGAAAGGGTTCCTATTGACTGGAAATACCATGATAACTTAAGTACTTTCTTAAAGCCTGCAGTCATCAATAACAACAATTTTGCGATCAGCTATAGAAACGATAAAGATATCTACAGATTATCGGGGAATTTCATGAACTACGATGACAGGGTTCCTAATTCTTATTTACAGAAATATGGAGTGAATTTCTCTTCTGAAAATCATTTTGGAGATAAATTCGTTTTTGATACCAAATTCAATTTTAATCAGGCATTTACTCCTAATATTCCCAACTACGATTACAACCCCAGCGGTCACATGTATACCATCCTGATTTGGATGGGAGGTGATGTGGACGGAAAGGCTTTGAAAAATCATATGTGGATTCCTGGACAGGAAGGAAGACAACAAGCCAACTGGAATTATGCGTGGTACAACAACCCTTGGTTCGGAGCAGAATATTATAAAAATCAGAACAGAACCGACATTATCAATGCCCAAACCGGTTTAGAATATAAAGCAACAAAGGATTTTTCGGTAAAAGGAAAAATATCAATCGTTGAAAATCATAGCAAAACAGAAATATTAAGTCCTTATTCTTATTTCAATTACAGTGCGCCAAGAAGCGGAGGGTATATTGTGAAAGATGAAAAAACCTGGAACCTCAACTATGATGTATTGGCTACTTACAAGAAAAAAATATCAGAAAATTTTGATTTTACCATCAATGCCGGAGCTTCCACTTTTTATTATAAAAACAATAAGGATGAAAGATCTACCGATGGATTAAAAGTTCCTGAAGTGTACTCTTTCGAGAACTCAATTGGGGCTCTTAAAAATTACACCTATTTAAAGGAAAAATTAATTTACAGTGCCTACTCAACCATTGACATCGGATTGTATAATGCTTTTTTCATCAATATTTCAGGACGTAACGACTGGTCTTCTACCCTACCAAAAGCAAACAGATCTTACTTCTATCCCTCAGCATCCATCAGTGCTGTGATTTCCAATCTGGTAAAAATGCCGGAAGCTGTTAATATGTTAAAAGTTTCTGCTTCATGGGCAAAGGTGGCTTATGATTTCCAGCCTTATTCGACCAGAAATTATTATTTAAACAATAAAGGAATTACTTTCAATGGTAATCCAACCTATTATTATCCTACCACACTTAACATAGAAAATTCTTTAAAACCTGAGCAAACAAAGTCTTACGAATTAGGCTTAAGCGCAGGATTCTTAAACAACAGAATTACTTTTGATGCCACGTACTTCAGAACATTAGATTATAATAATATTCTGCAGTTTCCAAGCGCTGAATCATCGGGATTCACTTCTCAGTACGTAAACGGTAATGAGTATACTACAAAAGGATTTGAACTTTCCCTTGGTTTGGTTCCGGTAAAAACTTCTGATTTTACATGGAAAGCGTTAATCAACTGGAGCACCTATGAACAAAAACTGACTTCCATTTATGATAATATGCCAAACTATAACAACATCAAGTTGGGTGAAAGAATGGACAGCTACTATGATTACCAATGGCAAAAATCTCCGGACGGAAAAGTAATTCTGGACGCCAAATCAGGAATGCCGACAAGAGCAAATAATCAAACCAACTTAGGCCACTTTAACCCGGACTGGACTTTTGGAATCAACAACTCGTTCAAGTATAAAAAATTCACTTTAAATATCGGAATCGACGGAAGCATCGGTGGTGTCATGAGATCTCAGGTAGTGGAAAAAATGTGGTGGGGAGGAAAGCATCCGAATTCTGTAGCCTACAGAGATCTTGAATATGCTAACCCGGGAACTTATTATTTCGTACCGGACGGTGTAAACTATAATCCGGCAACCGGTCTTTACACACCGCATACCAAAGCCATAAGCTTCCAGGATTGGGCACAGAACTATCCTTACCAGGCCAGAGTAACAGAAAGCGAGAGCGAAGAATTTGCGAATGTTTTTGACAGAACTTTCGTCAAGTTAAGATCTGTAGTATTGGAATATGATTTCTCTTACCTTCTTAATCCTAAAGGAATAGTCAAAAGCTTCACAGCTAATATTTCTGCCTATAATCTGGCAATGTGGAAAAAATCCAAGAACCTTTATTCTGATCCTGATTTCCAGATTAGATCCGGAAGAACGGGTGATGTTACCAATGACATTCAGGATCCTTCAAGCAGATGGTTCGGAATCGGATTTAATCTTAAGTTTTAA
- a CDS encoding phosphocholine-specific phospholipase C: MNRREFLEKSSLLLAGLGTSSVLHPSILKALAIEPAALSTFYDAEHVVILMQENRSFDHAFGTLKGVRGFLDKRAFVKQDNHSVFFQKGNNGKYASPARLDLRNTKATWMSSLPHSWDNQQKALNKGKYDQWLQAKASGNKDYKDIPLTLGYYDREDLPFYYQLADAFTIFDQYFCSSLTGTTPNRLFHWTGTLREQQNGKVKANVYNDNIDYDKARQAKWKSFPEILEEQQVSWRIYQNEISLPKGMSGEQEAWLSNFTDNPIEWFSKYNVKFSKGYYQNIPNIIAYLKQEITKNPDRKERLEAMISELKEDQVKYHPDNYSKLSQEEKSLHEKAFTTNSNDPDYWNLEIGKDENGERLVVPKSDVLFQFRKDVEEKKLPLVSWLVAPEHFSDHPGSPWYGAWYISEVLNILTKDPEMWKKTIFIINYDENDGYFDHVLPFAPPMNPSQPVDLNGKEGVEYVDQSQQYMSDPSLKDYEKIEGTVGLGYRVPMIIASPWTKGGFVNSEVSDHTSVLQFLEKFITKKFNKNVHVDNISDWRRAICGDLTSAFNSPNVKAPKMDYLNQKDFAKTINAAKNKPVPNLKWYTENELNNQLLDIQERGIKPSNPLPYDFHVNMLEGKIRMTNLKDNGVPLLVYDRTKFNNGRYHFSYALYAKQDLSHVVDAGAYDYEVFGPNGFFRKFAGTASPELEVVLINNASKNQVELIFNNSKNSKISISIENLYEKTKKTVSLPKQEEKIAVDLSKNKGWYDLKITYESHIWHFAGRIETGKISVSDPHWA, translated from the coding sequence ATGAACAGAAGAGAATTTTTAGAAAAATCAAGTCTTTTATTAGCAGGATTAGGAACTTCAAGTGTTCTTCATCCTTCTATTTTAAAGGCTTTAGCTATTGAACCGGCTGCGTTATCGACTTTTTATGATGCAGAACATGTGGTTATTCTGATGCAGGAAAACCGTTCATTTGATCATGCTTTCGGTACTCTTAAAGGGGTTCGTGGCTTTTTAGACAAAAGAGCATTTGTAAAACAGGACAACCACTCCGTTTTCTTCCAAAAAGGGAATAACGGAAAATACGCTTCTCCGGCCCGATTGGATCTCAGAAATACCAAAGCAACCTGGATGAGCTCACTTCCCCACTCATGGGACAATCAGCAGAAAGCCTTAAATAAAGGTAAATATGACCAATGGCTTCAGGCAAAGGCTTCCGGAAATAAAGATTATAAAGACATTCCTTTGACTTTGGGCTATTATGACCGTGAAGACCTTCCTTTTTATTATCAGCTGGCAGATGCTTTTACCATATTTGATCAATATTTTTGTTCTTCACTGACAGGAACAACTCCCAACAGGTTATTTCATTGGACTGGAACATTAAGGGAACAGCAAAACGGAAAGGTAAAAGCCAATGTCTACAATGACAATATTGATTATGATAAAGCCCGACAGGCAAAATGGAAAAGTTTCCCGGAAATTTTAGAAGAACAGCAGGTTTCGTGGCGTATTTATCAAAATGAAATCAGTCTTCCGAAAGGAATGTCCGGAGAGCAGGAAGCCTGGTTGAGCAATTTTACCGATAACCCGATTGAATGGTTCTCAAAGTATAATGTCAAGTTTTCAAAAGGATACTATCAGAATATCCCGAATATCATTGCCTATCTGAAACAGGAAATCACAAAAAATCCGGATCGAAAAGAAAGATTGGAAGCCATGATTTCCGAGTTAAAGGAAGATCAGGTAAAATATCACCCGGATAATTATTCAAAACTTTCTCAGGAAGAGAAAAGCCTTCACGAAAAAGCTTTTACGACCAACTCCAATGATCCTGATTATTGGAATCTTGAAATCGGTAAAGATGAAAACGGAGAACGACTGGTAGTTCCTAAAAGCGATGTCTTATTCCAGTTCAGAAAAGATGTGGAAGAAAAGAAGCTTCCATTGGTATCCTGGCTGGTAGCGCCGGAACATTTTTCGGATCATCCCGGATCTCCATGGTATGGGGCATGGTATATTTCAGAGGTATTGAATATTCTGACCAAAGATCCTGAAATGTGGAAAAAAACCATCTTTATTATTAATTATGATGAAAATGATGGCTATTTTGATCACGTACTTCCTTTTGCTCCCCCGATGAATCCTAGCCAGCCTGTAGATCTGAACGGAAAAGAGGGTGTAGAATATGTTGATCAATCTCAGCAATATATGTCTGATCCGTCATTAAAAGATTATGAAAAAATTGAAGGAACAGTCGGCCTGGGCTACAGAGTTCCCATGATCATAGCCTCACCATGGACGAAAGGAGGTTTTGTGAATTCGGAAGTGTCGGATCATACTTCAGTATTGCAGTTTCTTGAGAAATTTATCACGAAAAAATTCAACAAAAATGTTCATGTAGATAATATCAGCGATTGGAGAAGAGCGATTTGCGGAGACCTCACCTCTGCCTTTAATTCTCCGAATGTAAAAGCTCCAAAGATGGATTATTTAAATCAAAAAGATTTTGCTAAAACCATTAATGCAGCTAAAAATAAACCGGTACCCAATCTGAAATGGTACACAGAAAATGAACTGAATAATCAACTTCTGGATATTCAGGAAAGGGGGATAAAACCGTCCAATCCGCTTCCTTATGATTTCCATGTCAATATGCTGGAAGGAAAGATCAGAATGACGAATTTAAAAGATAATGGCGTTCCGTTGTTGGTTTATGACAGAACGAAGTTTAATAATGGCCGTTATCATTTCTCTTATGCCTTATATGCAAAGCAGGACCTGTCACATGTTGTAGATGCCGGAGCATACGATTATGAAGTTTTTGGGCCGAACGGTTTTTTCAGAAAATTTGCAGGAACTGCAAGCCCGGAATTGGAAGTTGTACTAATCAATAATGCCTCTAAAAATCAGGTTGAATTAATTTTCAACAACAGCAAAAACAGCAAGATCTCTATCAGCATAGAAAACCTGTATGAAAAAACAAAAAAAACAGTTTCTCTACCTAAACAGGAAGAAAAAATAGCTGTTGATCTCAGCAAAAATAAGGGCTGGTATGATTTAAAAATAACGTATGAAAGCCATATCTGGCATTTTGCCGGAAGAATAGAAACCGGAAAAATCTCTGTTTCGGATCCTCACTGGGCTTAG